A stretch of Streptomyces vietnamensis DNA encodes these proteins:
- the sodN gene encoding superoxide dismutase, Ni, which translates to MLSRLFAPKVKVSAHCDLPCGVYDPAQARIEAESVKAVQEKYLANEDPHFRARATVIKEQRAELAKHHVSVLWSDYFKAPHFEKYPELNQLVNDTLKALSAAKASTDPKTGEKALELIAEIDRIFWETKKA; encoded by the coding sequence ATGCTCTCCCGCCTGTTTGCCCCCAAGGTGAAGGTCAGCGCCCACTGCGACCTCCCGTGCGGCGTGTACGACCCCGCCCAGGCCCGCATCGAGGCCGAGTCCGTCAAGGCTGTCCAGGAGAAGTACCTGGCCAACGAGGACCCGCACTTCCGTGCGCGCGCCACGGTCATCAAGGAGCAGCGCGCGGAGCTCGCCAAGCACCACGTCTCGGTGCTCTGGAGCGACTACTTCAAGGCCCCGCACTTCGAGAAGTACCCCGAGCTCAACCAGCTGGTCAACGACACCCTGAAGGCCCTCTCGGCCGCCAAGGCGTCGACCGACCCGAAGACGGGCGAGAAGGCGCTGGAGCTCATCGCCGAGATCGACCGCATCTTCTGGGAGACCAAGAAGGCCTGA
- the sodX gene encoding nickel-type superoxide dismutase maturation protease, with product MAGEGRERVAEAGAPFGIAEVTGISMVPTLLHGDQLLVQYGARLRAGCVAVLRHPLQQDLLIVKRLIERRDGGWWVLGDNPDAEGDSRVFGAVPPELVLGRVRARYRPVTPGRQRSAGVVLSWLVSAVRPVWSDRSASRRLRAR from the coding sequence ATGGCGGGAGAGGGGCGGGAGCGGGTGGCTGAGGCCGGTGCTCCGTTCGGGATCGCCGAGGTGACGGGGATCTCGATGGTGCCCACGCTGTTGCACGGCGATCAGTTGCTCGTGCAGTACGGGGCGCGGTTGCGGGCCGGGTGTGTGGCCGTGCTGCGGCATCCGCTCCAGCAGGATCTGCTCATCGTGAAGCGGCTGATCGAGCGACGCGACGGCGGCTGGTGGGTGCTGGGTGACAATCCGGACGCCGAGGGGGACAGCCGGGTCTTCGGGGCCGTGCCGCCCGAGCTGGTTCTCGGGCGGGTGCGGGCGCGGTACCGGCCGGTGACGCCGGGGCGTCAGCGTTCGGCCGGGGTGGTGCTCTCCTGGCTGGTGTCCGCCGTGAGGCCGGTGTGGTCCGACCGCTCGGCCTCCAGGCGCTTGCGGGCCCGGTAG
- a CDS encoding CGNR zinc finger domain-containing protein → MELAHYSDFAVRLVNTEEPARGKDTLTSVEVLRDLFGPATQMARRVTEADLPRFRTVRARLRAVFAAADEGDHTGAVDLLNSLLLEFPVSPQISGHDTLDEEGRPRWHMHLADHSSNATTGYAAISAMGLAFHLTEFGADRLGLCQAPPCRNAYLDTSTNRSRRYCSDRCATRANVAAYRARKRLEAERSDHTGLTADTSQESTTPAER, encoded by the coding sequence GTGGAACTGGCCCATTACTCGGACTTTGCCGTACGTCTGGTCAACACCGAGGAGCCGGCCCGCGGCAAGGACACCCTGACCTCCGTCGAGGTGCTCCGGGACCTCTTCGGCCCCGCCACCCAGATGGCCCGCCGCGTCACGGAGGCGGACCTGCCGCGCTTCCGCACGGTGCGCGCCCGGCTGCGGGCGGTCTTCGCCGCGGCCGACGAGGGCGACCACACGGGCGCGGTCGACCTCCTCAACTCCCTCCTCCTGGAGTTCCCGGTCAGCCCGCAGATCTCCGGCCACGACACCCTCGACGAGGAGGGCCGGCCCCGCTGGCACATGCACCTCGCGGACCACTCCTCGAACGCGACCACGGGCTACGCCGCCATCTCGGCGATGGGCCTCGCCTTCCACCTGACGGAGTTCGGCGCGGACCGGCTCGGCCTCTGCCAGGCGCCGCCCTGCCGCAACGCCTACCTGGACACCTCCACCAACCGCTCCCGCCGCTACTGCTCGGACCGCTGCGCGACCCGCGCCAACGTGGCCGCCTACCGGGCCCGCAAGCGCCTGGAGGCCGAGCGGTCGGACCACACCGGCCTCACGGCGGACACCAGCCAGGAGAGCACCACCCCGGCCGAACGCTGA
- a CDS encoding class I SAM-dependent methyltransferase has translation MTGTDWAGWQQSWDRQQEWYMPDREERFRVMLDMVEALVGPKPRVLDLACGTGSITSRLLRRFPDATSVGVDLDPALLAIAEGSFAGDERVTFVTADLKDPSWAASLPYGSYDAVLTATALHWLHSGPLTALYGQLAGLVRDGGVLMNADHMIDEATPRINAAERAQRHARMDREKAAGVLDWADWWALAAKDPVLAGPTARRFEIYGEHADGDTPSARWHADTLRAAGFAEARPVWASPSDTLLLAVK, from the coding sequence ATGACCGGAACCGACTGGGCGGGCTGGCAGCAGAGCTGGGACCGTCAGCAGGAGTGGTACATGCCGGACCGTGAGGAGCGGTTCCGCGTGATGCTCGACATGGTCGAGGCGCTGGTGGGGCCGAAGCCCCGCGTCCTCGACCTCGCGTGCGGTACGGGAAGTATCACGAGCCGGCTGCTTCGGAGGTTCCCCGACGCCACCAGTGTCGGTGTCGACCTCGATCCGGCCCTCCTCGCCATCGCCGAGGGCTCCTTCGCGGGCGACGAGCGCGTCACCTTCGTGACCGCCGACCTCAAGGACCCCTCGTGGGCCGCGAGCCTGCCGTACGGCTCGTACGACGCCGTTCTCACCGCCACCGCCCTTCACTGGCTCCACAGCGGGCCCCTGACGGCCCTCTACGGGCAGCTCGCCGGCCTCGTCCGGGACGGCGGCGTCCTCATGAACGCCGACCACATGATCGACGAGGCCACGCCCCGCATCAACGCCGCCGAGCGGGCCCAGCGGCACGCCCGCATGGACCGCGAGAAGGCCGCCGGAGTCCTCGACTGGGCCGACTGGTGGGCGCTCGCCGCCAAGGACCCGGTCCTCGCCGGGCCCACCGCCCGCCGCTTCGAGATCTACGGCGAGCACGCCGACGGCGACACGCCCTCCGCCCGCTGGCACGCCGACACCCTCCGCGCCGCCGGCTTCGCCGAGGCCCGGCCCGTGTGGGCGTCCCCCTCCGACACGCTCCTCCTCGCGGTGAAGTAG
- a CDS encoding amino acid ABC transporter ATP-binding protein codes for MTGQPMVKAEGVHKSYGAAHILRGIDLEVQNGEVFCLVGPSGSGKSTFLRCINHLERIDGGRLSVDGELVGYKQKGDKLYELKDSEVAVQRRDIGMVFQRFNLFPHMTALANVMEAPIQVKGESKAVARERAERLLDRVGLGDKMGNYPSQLSGGQQQRVAIARALAMEPKLMLFDEPTSALDPELVGDVLDVMRDLAESGMTMIVVTHEMGFAREVGDSLVFMDGGVVVESGNPRDVLTNPQQDRTKAFLSKVL; via the coding sequence ATGACCGGTCAGCCCATGGTCAAGGCCGAAGGCGTCCACAAGTCCTACGGCGCGGCCCACATCCTCCGCGGCATCGACCTGGAGGTGCAGAACGGCGAGGTCTTCTGCCTCGTCGGCCCCTCCGGCTCCGGAAAGTCGACCTTCCTGCGCTGCATCAACCACCTGGAGCGCATCGACGGCGGCCGGCTCTCCGTCGACGGCGAGCTGGTGGGCTACAAGCAGAAGGGCGACAAGCTCTACGAGCTGAAGGACAGCGAGGTCGCGGTCCAGCGCCGTGACATCGGCATGGTCTTCCAGCGCTTCAACCTCTTCCCCCACATGACGGCCCTGGCCAACGTCATGGAGGCGCCCATCCAGGTGAAGGGCGAGTCCAAGGCGGTGGCGCGCGAGCGGGCCGAGCGCCTGCTCGACCGGGTCGGCCTCGGCGACAAGATGGGCAACTACCCGTCGCAGCTCTCCGGCGGCCAGCAGCAGCGCGTGGCCATCGCCCGCGCGCTGGCGATGGAGCCGAAGCTGATGCTCTTCGACGAGCCGACCTCGGCGCTCGACCCGGAGCTCGTGGGTGACGTCCTCGACGTCATGCGCGACCTGGCCGAGTCGGGCATGACGATGATCGTCGTCACGCACGAGATGGGCTTCGCCCGGGAGGTCGGCGACTCGCTGGTCTTCATGGACGGCGGCGTGGTGGTCGAGTCGGGCAACCCGCGGGACGTCCTGACGAACCCGCAGCAGGACCGGACGAAGGCGTTCCTTTCGAAGGTGCTGTAA
- a CDS encoding amino acid ABC transporter permease has protein sequence MTDKISKDPAAAPAGPTPSGVPYEAIKAIPVRHYGRWVSAVVVVVLLGWLVYAFSQGDVVWATVWDKVFDPSVISGMWNTIIISISSMALGLVLGIVFAVMRLSKNPVTGAVAWLYIWFFRGTPVYVQLLVWFNLSLIFHYINLGPIYKNETVDVMTPFMVALLGLGLNEGAYMAEIVRAGIQSVDEGQTEAAHALGMSSTKTMGRIVLPQAMRVIVPPTGNEFINMLKTSSLVSAVQYTELLRASSNIGNTAGAVMEMLFVASIWYLALTSVFSIGQYYLERRFARGATRNLPPTPFQRVKKNITTFKRSPEGMA, from the coding sequence ATGACTGACAAGATCAGCAAGGACCCGGCCGCCGCTCCGGCCGGGCCCACCCCCTCGGGCGTCCCCTACGAGGCGATCAAGGCCATCCCCGTGCGGCACTACGGCCGCTGGGTCAGCGCCGTCGTGGTCGTCGTCCTCCTCGGGTGGCTCGTCTACGCCTTCTCCCAGGGCGATGTCGTCTGGGCGACGGTGTGGGACAAGGTGTTCGACCCGTCCGTGATCAGCGGCATGTGGAACACCATCATCATCAGCATCTCGTCGATGGCCCTCGGCCTCGTCCTCGGCATCGTCTTCGCCGTGATGCGGCTCTCCAAGAACCCGGTGACCGGCGCGGTCGCCTGGCTCTACATCTGGTTCTTCCGCGGCACCCCGGTCTACGTCCAGCTGCTCGTCTGGTTCAACCTGTCGCTGATCTTCCACTACATCAACCTCGGGCCGATCTACAAGAACGAGACCGTGGACGTCATGACGCCGTTCATGGTGGCCCTGCTCGGCCTCGGCCTGAACGAGGGCGCCTACATGGCGGAGATCGTCCGCGCCGGCATCCAGTCGGTCGACGAGGGCCAGACCGAGGCGGCGCACGCGCTGGGCATGTCCTCGACGAAGACCATGGGCCGCATCGTGCTCCCGCAGGCCATGCGGGTCATCGTGCCGCCGACGGGCAACGAGTTCATCAACATGCTGAAGACCTCGTCCCTGGTCTCGGCCGTGCAGTACACCGAACTCCTGCGCGCCTCGTCGAACATCGGCAACACGGCGGGCGCCGTCATGGAGATGCTCTTCGTCGCCTCCATCTGGTACCTGGCGCTGACCAGCGTGTTCAGCATCGGCCAGTACTACCTGGAGCGCCGTTTCGCCCGGGGTGCGACGCGCAACCTGCCGCCCACCCCGTTCCAGCGCGTCAAGAAGAACATCACCACCTTCAAGCGTTCCCCGGAGGGGATGGCATGA
- a CDS encoding ABC transporter substrate-binding protein produces MTARSTRCTTAKTRTSRLAAVAAIAVAGSMLLTACGDQTESAGGTKETGSAAASKAPLFSKLPADIQKSGVIKVGTDASYAPMEFTDGGKIVGVDPDLGQALSKQLGVKLEFVSGTFDGLITSIYTGRQQLIMSSMTDNKKRQEGLDDNGKKIGKGIDFVDYFSSGVSLLVKKGNPQGVNSLDDLCGKTVAVQRGTIYEDTFKAQATKCGDKKLTIQAFDTDAEAQTRVKAGGAVADLNDYPVASYIAKTSGGGNDFEVVGNQSDVGLFGIGVSKDNTQLRDAVKEALDAIIKDGSYAEVLKKWDVEGSAVKSATINAGK; encoded by the coding sequence ATGACCGCACGCTCCACGCGCTGTACGACCGCCAAGACCCGCACCTCCCGTCTTGCCGCGGTCGCCGCCATCGCGGTCGCCGGCTCGATGCTGCTGACCGCCTGTGGCGACCAGACCGAGAGCGCGGGCGGCACCAAGGAGACCGGCTCCGCCGCCGCGAGCAAGGCCCCGCTCTTCTCGAAGCTCCCCGCCGACATCCAGAAGTCGGGCGTCATCAAGGTCGGCACGGACGCCTCGTACGCCCCGATGGAGTTCACCGACGGCGGCAAGATCGTCGGCGTCGACCCGGACCTCGGGCAGGCCCTCAGCAAGCAGCTCGGCGTCAAGCTCGAGTTCGTCTCGGGCACCTTCGACGGCCTGATCACCTCGATCTACACCGGCCGCCAGCAGCTGATCATGTCCTCGATGACGGACAACAAGAAGCGCCAGGAGGGCCTGGACGACAACGGGAAGAAGATCGGCAAGGGCATCGACTTCGTCGACTACTTCAGCTCCGGCGTCTCCCTGCTCGTCAAGAAGGGCAACCCGCAGGGCGTCAACTCCCTCGACGACCTCTGCGGCAAGACCGTGGCCGTCCAGCGCGGCACGATCTACGAGGACACCTTCAAGGCGCAGGCCACCAAGTGCGGCGACAAGAAGCTGACCATCCAGGCCTTCGACACCGACGCCGAGGCCCAGACCCGCGTGAAGGCGGGCGGCGCGGTCGCCGACCTGAACGACTACCCGGTCGCCTCGTACATCGCGAAGACCTCGGGCGGCGGCAACGACTTCGAGGTCGTCGGCAACCAGAGCGACGTCGGCCTCTTCGGCATCGGCGTCTCGAAGGACAACACCCAGCTGCGCGACGCCGTCAAGGAGGCGCTCGACGCGATCATCAAGGACGGCTCCTACGCGGAGGTCCTGAAGAAGTGGGACGTCGAGGGCAGCGCGGTCAAGTCGGCCACGATCAACGCCGGCAAGTGA
- a CDS encoding NAD(P)-dependent malic enzyme, with product MAAEIVNPHNDSGTEAPEEPFDPVFALHRGGKMAVQATVPVRNKDDLSLAYTPGVAKVCTAIAEQPELVNDYTWKSQVVAVVTDGTAVLGLGDIGPEASLPVMEGKAILFKQFGGVDAVPIALATTDTDEIVETVVRLAPSFGGVNLEDISAPRCFEIERKLQERLDIPVFHDDQHGTAIVTLAALRNAAKLTGRTLGDLRGVISGAGAAGVAIAKFLLEAGLGDVAVADRKGIVSRDREDLTDVKREIAELTNKAGLSGSLESALAGADVFIGVSGGTVPEAAVAAMAPNAFVFAMANPNPEVHPDVAHKYAAVVATGRSDYPNQINNVLAFPGIFAGALQVRASRITEGMKIAAANAIADVVGDQLAADCVIPSPFDERVAPAVAAAVAAAARAEGVARR from the coding sequence ATGGCAGCGGAAATCGTCAATCCTCACAACGACAGCGGTACGGAAGCTCCCGAGGAGCCCTTCGATCCCGTCTTCGCCCTTCACCGGGGCGGCAAGATGGCCGTGCAGGCCACCGTTCCCGTCCGGAACAAGGACGACCTGTCCCTCGCGTACACGCCCGGCGTCGCCAAGGTGTGCACCGCGATCGCGGAGCAGCCCGAGCTGGTCAACGACTACACCTGGAAGTCCCAGGTCGTCGCCGTCGTGACCGACGGCACGGCGGTGCTCGGCCTCGGCGACATCGGCCCGGAGGCCTCCCTCCCGGTCATGGAGGGGAAGGCGATCCTCTTCAAGCAGTTCGGCGGCGTGGACGCGGTCCCGATCGCCCTCGCCACCACGGACACCGACGAGATCGTCGAGACCGTCGTCCGCCTCGCCCCGTCCTTCGGCGGAGTGAACCTGGAGGACATCTCGGCCCCGCGGTGCTTCGAGATCGAGCGCAAGCTCCAGGAGCGCCTCGACATCCCCGTCTTCCACGACGACCAGCACGGCACCGCCATCGTCACCCTGGCGGCCCTGCGCAACGCGGCCAAGCTGACCGGCCGGACCCTCGGCGACCTGCGCGGTGTCATCTCCGGCGCCGGCGCGGCCGGTGTGGCCATCGCCAAGTTCCTCCTGGAGGCCGGCCTCGGCGACGTCGCCGTCGCCGACCGCAAGGGCATCGTCAGCCGCGACCGCGAGGACCTCACGGACGTCAAGCGCGAGATCGCCGAGCTCACCAACAAGGCGGGCCTCAGCGGCTCCCTGGAGAGCGCCCTGGCCGGCGCGGACGTCTTCATCGGCGTCTCCGGCGGTACGGTCCCCGAGGCGGCCGTCGCCGCGATGGCCCCGAACGCCTTCGTGTTCGCCATGGCCAACCCGAACCCCGAGGTCCACCCCGACGTCGCGCACAAGTACGCGGCCGTCGTGGCGACCGGCCGTTCGGACTACCCGAACCAGATCAACAACGTCCTCGCGTTCCCCGGCATCTTCGCCGGCGCGCTCCAGGTCCGGGCCTCCCGGATCACCGAGGGCATGAAGATCGCCGCGGCCAACGCCATCGCGGACGTGGTCGGTGACCAGCTCGCCGCCGACTGCGTGATCCCGTCGCCGTTCGACGAGCGGGTCGCCCCGGCCGTCGCGGCCGCGGTCGCCGCCGCCGCCCGCGCCGAGGGCGTCGCGCGCCGCTGA
- a CDS encoding zinc-binding dehydrogenase, with translation MFAAYAARIDRDQPLNGLELGERPEPEARPGWTTVTVKAASLNHHDLWSLRGVGLPEEKLPMILGCDAAGIDEDGNEVVLHSVIGQTGHGVGPNEPRSILTERYQGTFAERVTVPSWNVLPKPKELSFEEAACLPTAWLTAYRMLFTNAGVRPGDSVLVQGAGGGVATAAIALGKAAGLRVFATSRDEAKRKRAVELGAVEAYEPGARLPQRVDAVIETVGAATWSHSVKSLRPGGTLVISGATSGDRPSHAELTRIFFLELKVVGSTMGSKDELEDLLSFCAATGLRPVIDEVLPLDRAREGFEKMASGELFGKIVLKTS, from the coding sequence ATGTTCGCTGCCTACGCTGCCCGAATCGACCGCGACCAGCCCCTGAACGGCCTCGAATTGGGCGAACGCCCCGAGCCCGAGGCGCGTCCCGGCTGGACCACCGTCACCGTCAAGGCCGCCTCGCTCAACCACCACGACCTGTGGTCGCTGCGCGGGGTCGGACTGCCCGAGGAGAAGCTGCCGATGATCCTCGGCTGCGACGCCGCCGGCATCGACGAGGACGGCAACGAGGTCGTCCTGCACTCCGTCATCGGCCAGACGGGTCACGGCGTGGGGCCGAACGAGCCCCGCTCCATCCTCACCGAGCGCTACCAGGGCACCTTCGCCGAGCGCGTCACCGTCCCCTCCTGGAACGTGCTGCCCAAGCCGAAGGAGCTTTCCTTCGAGGAGGCCGCCTGCCTCCCCACCGCCTGGCTGACCGCGTACCGCATGCTCTTCACCAACGCCGGCGTGCGGCCCGGGGACTCCGTGCTCGTGCAGGGCGCGGGCGGCGGCGTCGCCACCGCCGCGATCGCCCTCGGCAAGGCGGCCGGCCTGCGGGTCTTCGCCACCAGCCGCGACGAGGCCAAGCGCAAGCGGGCCGTCGAGCTCGGCGCCGTCGAGGCGTACGAGCCGGGGGCGCGGCTCCCGCAGCGGGTGGACGCCGTCATCGAGACCGTCGGCGCGGCCACCTGGTCGCACTCGGTCAAGTCGCTGCGGCCCGGCGGCACGCTCGTCATCTCGGGCGCCACGAGCGGCGACCGGCCCTCGCACGCCGAGCTGACCCGGATCTTCTTCCTGGAACTGAAGGTCGTCGGCTCGACGATGGGCTCCAAGGACGAACTGGAGGACCTGCTGTCGTTCTGCGCGGCGACGGGCCTGCGGCCGGTGATCGACGAGGTCCTGCCGCTGGACCGGGCGCGCGAGGGCTTCGAGAAGATGGCCTCCGGCGAGCTCTTCGGGAAGATCGTCCTGAAGACCTCCTGA
- a CDS encoding cellulase family glycosylhydrolase: MRTTLAATVVVASLLAPTAASAEPAAGADAAAGAEAAARAETGGDAIPALTDSRGRVLTLRGWNLADKSHSGDAALSGITERHFRDMRAKGYNTARLLVFWDDLEPRPGQYSQSYLRKIERVLDWAAKYDVKVVLDAHQDVFGPAFGSRGVPAWATRTDGLPFTPHPDDWFSEYFEPAVQRAFTHLYEDEDLQRAQARMWRVLADRFGDHPAVLGYDPINEPMGELREGEDLATAARRIERDQITPMYNRIADAIRSVDKRGWLFVEPTPIVGEGVPTGLGRIDDPKVVYAPHFYNGAMEAGGDYDPSAGWIENYEAAVTQYPKEYKVPVVVGEWGPLNNSLPNMNRFYREAMASLGRYSSGWMGWEWCYGGGYCAVDATGAFRANKELTAEPYAEAVAGTVRSASYDPEAGAYRLSYDSAGRRGSRVTELSLPPGDWRVTAHGGALVLRKDRGRAWILASPNTRVTITATRG, translated from the coding sequence TTGCGAACCACCCTCGCGGCGACCGTCGTCGTCGCCTCGCTGCTCGCCCCGACCGCCGCGAGCGCGGAGCCCGCCGCCGGGGCGGATGCCGCCGCCGGGGCGGAGGCCGCTGCCCGGGCGGAGACCGGCGGTGACGCGATACCCGCCCTCACCGACTCCCGCGGCCGGGTCCTCACCCTGCGCGGCTGGAACCTCGCGGACAAGTCGCACAGCGGCGACGCCGCCCTCTCCGGGATCACCGAGAGGCACTTCCGGGACATGCGGGCCAAGGGCTACAACACGGCCCGGCTCCTCGTCTTCTGGGACGACCTGGAGCCCCGCCCCGGCCAGTACAGCCAGTCGTACCTCCGCAAGATCGAACGGGTCCTGGACTGGGCGGCGAAGTACGACGTCAAGGTTGTCCTCGACGCCCACCAGGACGTCTTCGGGCCCGCGTTCGGCTCGCGGGGCGTGCCCGCCTGGGCCACCAGGACCGACGGGCTGCCCTTCACCCCGCACCCCGACGACTGGTTCTCCGAGTACTTCGAGCCCGCCGTCCAGCGCGCCTTCACCCACCTGTACGAGGACGAGGACCTGCAGCGCGCCCAGGCCCGCATGTGGCGGGTGCTCGCCGACCGCTTCGGGGACCACCCGGCCGTGCTCGGCTACGACCCGATCAACGAGCCGATGGGCGAGCTGCGCGAGGGCGAGGACCTGGCGACCGCCGCCCGGCGCATCGAACGGGACCAGATCACCCCGATGTACAACCGGATCGCGGACGCGATCCGTTCGGTCGACAAGCGCGGGTGGCTCTTCGTCGAGCCGACCCCCATCGTGGGCGAGGGCGTGCCCACCGGCCTGGGAAGGATCGACGACCCGAAGGTGGTCTATGCCCCGCACTTCTACAACGGCGCGATGGAGGCGGGCGGCGACTACGACCCGTCGGCCGGCTGGATCGAGAACTACGAGGCGGCGGTCACCCAGTACCCCAAGGAGTACAAGGTCCCCGTGGTGGTGGGGGAGTGGGGGCCGCTCAACAACTCCCTTCCGAACATGAACCGTTTCTACCGCGAGGCCATGGCCTCGCTCGGCCGGTACAGCTCCGGCTGGATGGGCTGGGAGTGGTGCTACGGCGGCGGCTACTGCGCCGTGGACGCCACCGGGGCCTTCCGCGCGAACAAGGAGCTGACCGCCGAGCCGTACGCGGAGGCGGTCGCGGGCACGGTCCGCTCCGCGTCGTACGACCCGGAGGCCGGGGCCTACCGCCTCTCGTACGACTCCGCCGGCCGGCGCGGCTCCCGCGTCACCGAGCTCTCCCTGCCGCCCGGCGACTGGCGGGTGACCGCCCACGGCGGCGCACTGGTCCTCCGCAAGGACCGGGGCAGGGCCTGGATCCTCGCGTCCCCGAACACCCGGGTGACGATCACGGCAACCCGAGGCTGA
- a CDS encoding PadR family transcriptional regulator codes for MPPVFAHGRLRLYLLKLLDEAPRHGYEVIRLLEERFQGLYAPSAGTVYPRLSKLEAEGLVTHASEGGRKVYSITDAGRAELAGRGAELDDLEREIRESVSELAAEIRDDVRGAAGRVRSEMRAAAGQNRTVDPSSFAEAKEEMRRFKQEWKQQAREAREEARSARRQAKEFQRIAQQVQDEVQDRFSRGDWPKGVWEGISGITAQLGDLVADTTHPKAASQEAPFSAEAPEWARDTAGTGDPTRDLDRLLDRFRDEIRDAARDHGVTQDQLTETRHHLSTAALRITALLDPERKA; via the coding sequence ATGCCGCCCGTCTTCGCGCACGGACGCCTCCGCCTGTACCTCCTCAAGCTGCTCGACGAGGCCCCGCGCCACGGGTACGAGGTGATCAGGCTCCTCGAAGAGCGCTTCCAGGGGCTGTACGCACCCTCGGCGGGCACGGTCTACCCGCGCCTCTCCAAGCTGGAGGCCGAGGGTCTCGTCACGCACGCCAGCGAGGGGGGCCGCAAGGTCTACTCGATCACCGACGCCGGCCGCGCCGAGCTGGCCGGGCGCGGCGCCGAACTGGACGACCTGGAGCGGGAGATCCGCGAATCGGTCTCGGAGCTGGCGGCGGAGATCCGCGACGACGTGCGGGGCGCGGCCGGGCGGGTGCGCAGCGAGATGCGCGCGGCCGCGGGACAGAACCGCACGGTGGATCCTTCCTCGTTCGCCGAGGCCAAGGAGGAGATGCGCCGGTTCAAGCAGGAGTGGAAGCAGCAGGCCCGCGAGGCCCGCGAGGAGGCCCGGTCGGCGCGGCGCCAGGCGAAGGAGTTCCAGCGGATCGCCCAGCAGGTGCAGGACGAGGTCCAGGACCGGTTCTCGCGGGGCGACTGGCCCAAGGGGGTCTGGGAGGGGATCTCGGGCATCACGGCCCAGCTCGGTGACCTGGTGGCGGACACGACCCACCCGAAGGCCGCCTCGCAGGAGGCGCCGTTCTCCGCCGAGGCGCCGGAGTGGGCCCGGGACACGGCGGGCACGGGCGACCCGACCCGCGACCTCGACCGGCTCCTCGACCGCTTCCGCGACGAGATCCGCGACGCGGCCCGCGACCACGGGGTGACCCAGGACCAACTGACGGAGACCCGCCACCACTTGTCGACGGCGGCCCTCCGCATCACGGCCCTGCTGGACCCCGAGAGAAAAGCCTGA